The Macaca thibetana thibetana isolate TM-01 chromosome 5, ASM2454274v1, whole genome shotgun sequence genomic sequence GTTGAGTTAGTATATGAAAAGCACTTAGAAGGCCAGGCTctgtgcctcatgcctataatcctagcactttgggaggccaaagtgggtgaatcacttgagcccaggagtttgagaccagcctgggcagcatggcaaaaccctgtccctactgaaaaataaaaaaattagctgggtgtggtggtgcgtgcctgtaatcccagctgcttgggaggctgagttgggcgaTTGCTCAAGCCCAGCAGGTTGAcactgcaatgagccatgatcacgccactgcactccagcctggggagcagggtgagaccctatctccgaaaaaaaaaaagcacttataATAGTGGTTGGCTTGTAATGAGTGCTAACTGATGTTTGGTGTTATTATTTATTCACACAGTGTCCCTGAAATATAACATAGAAAATCATGGTTTGTTGTATGTAtgttatagatatatatataaaagaggccaagaatggtggctcacactgataatcccagcactttgggaggctgaggcagctggatcatttgagaccaggagttcgagaccaacctggccaacatggtgaaaccctgtctctactgaaaaaacaaaagccacaaaaattagccaggtgtcgtggtgcacgcctgtaatcccagctacttggtaggctgaggcaggagaatcgcttaaacccaggaagcagaggttgcagtgagctgagatcgcaccactgctctccagcctgggcaacagagcaaggtcttgtctctaaataaataaataaataaataaataaataaaaagtgtgtgtgtatgtatatgtatgtatacatatgagATATGTGGTTAATTTGGAAGATGAAAATTGCTTGACTTTAAGAAACTGGCCTACATTGAAAGTAAGTGACCAAAGGTTCGCCTTGTAAAAAGATACTCTAAATTTGTCTGGAAATTTTGTTCCTGTTACAAACACATGTTAAATGCTGACCTGAAGCTGATTTTGATATTAAACTGaatctttcttggtttcttttgaaCAGGTTGGCTCAAAGCTAATCTCTTGTCACAAGCTGGTATTGGCTTGTGTTATTCCCTACTTTAGAGCCATGTTTCTTTCTGAAATGGCCGAAGCCAAGCAAACGCTGATTGAGATTAGAGATTTTGATGGTGACGCAATAGAAGACTTGGTAAAGTTTGTCTATTCTTCACGGCTCACTTTGACTGTTGACAATGTCCAGCCTCTCTTATATGCAGCCTGTATTCTGCAGGTTGAACTGGTGGCTAGAGCTTGTTGTGAATACATGAAGTTACATTTTCATCCCTCCAATTGCCTGGCAGTAAGAGCCTTTGCAGAAAGTCACAATCGAATAGACTTAATGGACATGGCGGATCAGTATGCCTATGATCATTTTACTGAAGTAGTGGAGTGTGAAGACTTTGTAAGTGTATCACCCCAGCACCTCCATAAGCTTTTGTCCTCCAGTGATctaaatattgaaaatgaaaagcagGTCTATAATGCTGCCATCAAGTGGCTACTTGCCAATCCTCAGCATCATTCCAAATGGTTGGATGAAACACTTGCACAGGTAGGGGCTGAAATAAGATTTCACACAGAAATGAAATGATACAGAAGCAAATCAATATGCTTCATTTATTATGAAAAGTGTAGATTATTTGAAGGAATATAGAAATTATTGatgtaataaatgataaaaatgacttttagCTCTCTAATTTTCCTGTTAACTTGCTGTGCTGTTTCAGGATGAATCTAAATTTGTCACATTTGAATTACCAGTATCATTCTCTGCTTTTTAacctgaatatttaaaatattcctttggGATACTAATgatgaatgttttatttatgcCAGTAGAAAATGGTTTGAGGAAACAGCTCTAAATTAATACAATTTATAATGATTGTTTTGTAATGAAGTTTctaaattaatgaattattttgcTAATAAAAGTATAGTTATTCCTAATGTGTGAAGATTTATTATGTAAACAACCATAGGACatcactttctattttcttctttcaccatagtttgactttttaaacctCAGAAATGTGTCTcattgttactgttatttttcACTGTCAGTAGCAGTTACCAGGATAAGAAGATTGTAGGCCCTCgcgatctttttttcttttgtcttcctcccctctcctttctctcccttcccgccttcccttcctcccttttttcctttcttcatttattcctgAGAAGTAAAATGATGTTTTACTACTTAAGAATGttcctatttacttattttttctaaattaaatgctTTGTTAAAACTAGTGCTTATTAAAAGCACTCAATGATAATCTTGTGATTTTTAATAACATAAAGTTTCTTAATAGCATCATCAGAAGGTTAAACAAATAGTAGGAAGAATGAAAGTGCTTATAATTACCAGTGTTGTCATTTTAGATATTTATAGGCAGATGAAGTAAACCTATTCAAAGTGTGATGATAAGACATATTTTTTCAAGTACATATCACAATATTTATGCATTCATATGAGTATCAAAATTCAGAACACGTTTGGATCTTCTCTCAATTATTTTGAAAGTAAGTTTGTCagcaaagcaaatggaaagtttCATTATCGTGCAGCTATAtcttatttgtgtatatgtgtttttctttgagatggtaAGGCAGACTTCATTCAAGGGGGGGGCCATAACAGTAGATATAGGGACTGCTGCAACAAAGTCTTGCAGCTGGGGAGAAAGACCGGACTCAACCCCTtacgtgtgtgtgtttttaactcAAAATAGCATTACCTGGTTTCATCATCCCCTTTAATCCACTGGAAAATCAGTGGATCTTTAATAGAGGAATGGTGAATGCCTCTGTTGAAAAAGGGGATGCATCCCTGAGTTAGTATATTCCCTTCCAAGATCACTGATTTGAAGAAAACAACGCTTGTTACAGatactaatttttacatttttaagttagAAATCACATTTCCCTATGTTTAATCTTagcttaaaaagacaaaagaacaaagcccaGCACTTTTGTTTTGATTGTACCATTATCAACAAAAGGGCCTTGTGATTATGTCAGTACTGTTTTTGGAAGTAAGCAATTTGAAGATAATTCAATTATAAACCCTATTTAAACCTATATTTAAAGTGGGTGGATATAGTTTAACGTGTAGTCTGATTTCATTCGAGCAGACCAATACTGGAAATTGCTTTAGAATTTGGCACGTTGAATTTCATGAACATGTTAGATTTCATGaagtaacaaattttaaaaagagaacatgcTGCAGTAGGAGTGGAGAATTACCCATCTAATTTTCACCTTTATTTGATACAATTTTTAGACTTTATTTTcccaagaaaatataaaatgtattatattgcAACTATTCATGATCTTAGGTTCGTCTACCATTGTTGCCGGTTGATTTTCTTATGGGTGTTGTGGCAAAAGAACAGATTGTCAAGCAAAATCTAAAATGTAGAGATTTACTGGATGAAGCAAGAAATTACCATCTTCACTTGAGTAGCAGAGCAGTACCTGACTTTGAATACTCCATTCGGACTACCCCAAGGAAGCATACTGCTGGTAACCAAATTATTTTGTCAACTCTCCTGGAAGGATCTTTGTTGTATTTGAGGGATGTTCTTGTGTGCCCAAACTTAGTTGTAATATAATTAGTCTCTGATTGCCTTAAAGTAATAATTGGCAAATATGgttctatatatgtatttatcatttttaccGTACATTATTTAGTTTTACTAATaagccagttttttaaaaagccataatcAGTCCTATATGCTCTGCAGAGCCTACTGaaatatctcttcttttgagatcTTCCCCGATTCTGAACTTGGTTTActatgttgcattttcatttattcatttgaaatgtcTTGAGTTCTTCAAAGACAGCCGAGTATCTTACTTAGGTTTCTATCCCTGGGGCCAAGCGTGGAGCTTGAAATACATTGTGTgtctaaatatttgttttttcattttaccaAATAAAAAGGGCACTAAACATAGCTAACATTTGTATAATGGGTTATATTAAACTCTTAGAATCTAAAGCCCTTATGTTTTAGGAGGCATGCAGTTTCACCTTTATTTGATACAATTGTTAGGCTTTATATTTTcccaagaaaatatttcatgttcacttctttttcttgagacattaTGCTATAAGAAGTatcactttttaataaaatatttataaagtgtaACATATTTGAGACATGAGGGAATACATGAGGTTCAGAAATTTAGGGAAGAGGTGCTCTGAATAGAGACTTCCTCTATATATGGTGCTATCTAAATATGCAGTTATCAAATAATGAGGTCTTTGAAATAGCCTGAAAACAACAACATGATTATGTTCTACTCATGATTATGAGTAGAATGAAATTTTATCTAGGTAATACAAAGAAACGCTGAAAGTCATACACCTACCTATGAAGAAGTAGTTCTTCTAGATAATTAGTTTGACATGAAActaattatcctcattttctaTAGGTTGatgtaaataattaattttttttttttttttttgagacagagtctcactctgttgcccaggttggagtgcagtggcacgatctcgcctggctcactgcaagctccaactcccaggttcacgccattctcctgcttcagcctcccgagtagctgggagtacaggcgcctgctaccatgcccggctaattttttttgtatttttagtagagacggggtttcaacgtgttagccaggatagtcttgatctcctaacctcgtgatccgcccaccttggcttcccaaagtgctgggattacaggcatgagccactgcgcccagcccaataattcattttttttagttATATAGCTTTTTTGTTGTGAATTTAGAAAGTCAAGGTATTTGATGAAATTCTTTAAATTCAGAGTGGAATTCAAATAACATCTTAGCAGCCTAGGTTATATGCCAAAATATACTAGACAGTCATATAAATGATCTCTTACATGACTGAAGGAACTTTATGTAGTAAGTTTTAGTGAAGGATTTGATCTTCATTTTGAAATAGgtggttttattccattttaaggATGAGGAGACTAAGATTTAAGTTAAAAGTATGCTGAAGGCCACACATAGGAATAGCAGAAAAAGGATGTGCATCCTGGTCTTTTAttttagttagtttttttttttttcttccatacttTGTTCCTATGTGAACTATATAGATGAAATACTAGTTTTCACTTAAAGAAAATCTAATCAAAGATTAACATTACATTCTGGGATTATAATCCTAGCTGTGCCATTGAACATCTGTAATTTTGGGCAAATTTCTTAATCAGggcatcagttttcttttttctttttcttttttttttttttttttgagatcgagtctcactctgtcgcccaggctggggtgcagtggtgctttCTCAGCCcactgtgcctcccaggttcaagagttTCTCGTGTACACCACcgtgccaggctttttttttttttttccccatatatttAGTAGAGCcaaccatgttggctaggctggtctcgaactcctggcctcaagtaatccacctgcctcaacctcccaaagtgctggattacaggtacgagccactgcgcccagcccaactTATAAACAAATTTCTTAATCAAGGCCTCTGTTTACTTATAAACAATTTGACTAAATGATCTTCACAGtttcttccaactttttttttttattaaaaaaatttttttgagacgggatcttgctctgtcatccaggctggaatgcaatgctgcaatcacagctcactgtgccttgaacctcctgggctcaagcagtcctcctccctcagccccctgagtagctggaaccacaggcacatgcccagataattttttttcttttttgtagggagtgggtctcactatactgcccaggctggtctcgaacccccgggctcaagtgattcacccacttcagcctcccaaagggattatgggtgtgagccaccacacctagctgctCTTCCGACTTTACATTTATCTAACTTAAAATATTGAATTAGTTGAAAAAGATAGCATAGGCAGCTTCAAGGCATTCATTTATGCAGTCATtctgctaacatttattaagtgcctaccaTGTGAAGGGCTCTGGGTTAGGTGTAAGAAATGCAGGCACATACAGAATATAGCCAGACTTATTTTGGAATAACTTGTCTGGTCTAGGAAAATAGACATTTGAGTAAATAAATGCAGTAAAGTCTTAACAGGCGCATTTATATCATAAGGTGTAATGGGACTTACAAAGAAAACAGTAGTTATTTTTATCTTGGAAGAGTCAGAAAAGGTTTTATAGAGAAAGTAAACCTTAGCTTTAGttgtgaataataaataaatgttcttctGAATGCTAGTTAGGGTAAGGGTGTTCAGTTCATTTTACAATTATTGAATGCCTAGTACATGGCAAGTACTGTGCTAGTCCTTATTCATGCATGATTGCTTAATACACAGTCTTAACCTACCTTAGACTCTAGTAACAGATGTTGGCATAATGGATCATTTTAATACTATGTGTTAAATAAATGCTAATTACCAAAAGTGCTATAGGAACACCAAAGATGTATACTACATGCATAGTTGCAGGAGCATGAAgtttaagagagagaaagaggggaggagATTGGGTTAGATCCTGGACGACCTTTATGCTGTGATACGGTTTTACCTTGTAAGGCAGCCTTTGCTCCTCAAAGTGTGAAGGAAGTGGTCgcccctggaccagcagcatcagccttCACTTGGGAACTTGtaggaaatgcaaattcttggacTTATCTCAAACAtactgaattagaaactctggAAGTcaggcccagcaatctgtgttttatgcccttcaggtgattctgcattacactacactttttttttttttaattgtggttaaatatatgtaacaaaatctgccattttaagcattttttgtcttctttttagagacggggtctcgctccatcactcaggctggagtgcagtgttgcaatcatagctcactgtggcatCGAaatcatgggctcaagtgatcctcctgcctcagcctcccatggggttgggactacaggcatgccccaccacacctggctaatttaaaaatttttgtagagatgggggtcttgttctgttgcccacgctggtttccaactcctggcctcaaatgatcctcctgcctcagcctcccaaaatgctgggattacaggcatgagccactgcacctgcccattTTACAATTCAGTGTCATTCACTGAAGTTTTTAAGAAGTACTGGTGTAGGTAATGGAAGGCTATCAAAAGAGCCTTTTCGTTAGTGTACTATGTTGACAATCTGAATGCAAAAAGACAGCTTAGTATTAAGAGAGGACAGGATTTTGCAGTAGTTAGGTAATAGTTGATGAGAGCATGAACTGTTCCCAGTGGCATTGGGAATAGAGAGGAACAGATAGAACACCACAGGAAAGGAAGAGATTGTTTAGGTAGGCAAGGAGGGGAGATCCTTTTGAACTTGTTGGGTTTAAGGTGTCTGTGGGACATCAAGTGGAGATGTGGCTTAGAAATGTATATGGGAAGGTATTATGATATAGGTGGAATCTAAAACAAAGGGATGAACTTTTCCTGTAACAAAAAGTGTGTGAGAAATGGGCTAAGGATGGAACATGGAAAGcatagaaggaaataaatgattGGAGATAAAAGGAGACTGATATTATAGAAATCAAGGAAGTAAGATGTTTCCCAAAAAAATGGGATGATCAGCATATCAAGTGCTACAATTGTGTTCAATAAGAAATTAACTTAGAGGCCGATTCGTTTTGTTACAACCTTAGCAAGAGTAATTTTAGACGGTATATGAGAGTATAGACCATATTGTAGTGGGATATTAGCAAGCAGAGATAGTTGATATACCCTATTCTATGAAGGGAcaggaagaaaattttattagatttatactaacataataacattaaatactatccaaataactttttttttttttgtctttttacttttaccCAAAGTTTtgactttctaaatatttttccaccttaattttgttttcatttggcaGCTATGATTTATCTCTATTTTGTGGCTTTACCTTTAGGTGTGCTGTTTTGTGTAGGTGGTCGAGGTGGATCTGGTGACCCTTTTCGCAGTATTGAATGCTATTCTATCAACAAAAACAGTTGGTTCTTTGGACCAGAAATGAATAGTCGAAGGCGACATGTGGGTGTAATCTCTGTGGAAGGTGGGTCCACTTTGAAATATCACATGATCAcaatgctcttttaaaaatatttcaactttgagaatttattttttatataagaaaatgactaaattgtaaattatttttaaataaaatgcttggTTAGTGATAATTTACTTGCTTTGTGCCACAGATGCTCAGTGCGCATAATGTGGAGATGAATAtcagagaaaagagatataaagaGTTAAAATAAACTATTCTGAGTTATATAGTTACCAAAAAACTAAACcaaggaaaaatgtttattgaacccAAATTGTAATTACATATCAGTTTTTTTAATACCCATCTTATTTTAATACTCATTCCTGAAAATGAATTAATTGTAGAATCATGGATAAATTGTCAGAAAACTCTAAAAGGtcacttttttattataaaaatataaatgaatttttaacaatataaaaacattttcataaaaaatgaaaaccgCTTGCAACACAAACACCCAGAAACAGTCACAGTTAACATTTTGGCGCACAgtctttcctgtctttctctgtgtatttttgtttgtatcatctgGGAAAAAAGTTGATCATATTAACAGTTTTATGGAgattgaggagggaggatcatttgagcctgggagttcaagaccagcctgggcaacgtagggagacctcgtctttacaaaaaaattaaaaaatttagccagacgtagtagtgcatgcctgtggtctcagctactcaggaggccaagatggaaggatcacttgagcctaggagtttgaggctgcattgagcagtcataatgccactgcactccagcctgggtgacagagcaagaccctgtctcaaaaagaaaaaccaaacaacaaagaagttgtgtgtgtgtgggtgtgtgtgtacatgcatgcgCACACAAAccagtttatatatatgtattttttgttttgttttttgttttttgtttttgagatgaagtttcgctcttgttgcccaggctggaaggcagtggcgcgacctcagctcactacaacctccgcttcccagattcaagcaattctcctgtcccagcctcctgagtgactgggattacaggcttccaccaccgcgcccgggtaatattttgtatttttagcagagacaggtgttcaccatgttggtcttgaactcctgacctcaggtgatccacccgtctcggcctcccaaagtgctgggattacaggcatgatccaccgtgctcagccaccagttttatatgttaaaatataaccTAATAAGAGcgtttttccattttattaagcATTCTTTGAAGGCATGATTAGTGATTTCATCTACCAAGTAATAAAAAGTTGGGAAACCTAAAAGGGGCGATAAATATTAGAGCATTTACTAAGAAATAACTTTATGTAGAACAGCATGTTTAGTGCAAGCTTACATTGATTTTTCATTCAACTACTGAAATGACATTGATGATAATGTTGAACAGAACAACAATTGTTGAAAATTAACTTATGgtgacattttaattatataatgtttatatatgtaacattaatgttatgaatttatttatttggagtcAAATGAAAATACTTCTCTATTTGACAGGTAAAGTGTATGCAGTAGGTGGACATGATGGAAATGAACATTTAGGTAGCATGGAGATGTTTGATCCTCTCACTAATAAATGGATGATGAAGGCATCAATGAACACAAAGAGGTAGATCAGCATGGAAAGTTATTTTGAACTGATGGTGGAAATAaggtttcttaaaatttaaaggccttattttaaacttttttttctactttagaaACTTTAAATACCTTCTCAAACACATTTTGTTAGCATGTCCAAGGTGATACTTTGTTAccgccttttattttttttaagaattaaaaatgcaGTCATGTTTTAGAGTACCGTATGGTAGTCACAGTTTTCACTTATACATgagcattgatttttaaaactttttattttgagataattttagtttattcagagaagttgcaaaaatattaaagtttctgtgtaccagtggttctcaactgaaGATGATTTTGCCTCCTCTGTGGGACacttggcagtgtctggagacatttttggttgtcacagcttgGAGATGGGAAAATTGCTGCTAGCATCTATGGGAAGAAATCAGAGATGCTGCTAAAGATTCTACAGTGCACAACAAGTATCTTCTAGCCCAAATGCCAGTGGCAAAGATAATGCCAAATGCCAGTGCTGAGATGGCAAAACCTTGCCACCTACCCTGCCCCTGGCTTCCCATAATGTTAACATGTTACACAGCCATAGTGGTTATTGAAATTAGCATTGATACAGTACTATTAATCTGTAGACTTTTTGGGTCATTTTCCCCACACATCCTTATGCTTCCCCACACATCCTTATGcttcttactgatttttcttgtctaattgtaTTGCCTAATAATCTAATACAGGTGAAT encodes the following:
- the KLHL8 gene encoding kelch-like protein 8 isoform X3 is translated as MASDSVNTKQARNHITKGKRQQQHQQIKNRSSISDGDGEDSFIFEANEAWKDFHGSLLRFYENGELCDVTLKVGSKLISCHKLVLACVIPYFRAMFLSEMAEAKQTLIEIRDFDGDAIEDLVKFVYSSRLTLTVDNVQPLLYAACILQVELVARACCEYMKLHFHPSNCLAVRAFAESHNRIDLMDMADQYAYDHFTEVVECEDFVSVSPQHLHKLLSSSDLNIENEKQVYNAAIKWLLANPQHHSKWLDETLAQVRLPLLPVDFLMGVVAKEQIVKQNLKCRDLLDEARNYHLHLSSRAVPDFEYSIRTTPRKHTAGVLFCVGGRGGSGDPFRSIECYSINKNSWFFGPEMNSRRRHVGVISVEGKVYAVGGHDGNEHLGSMEMFDPLTNKWMMKASMNTKRRGIALASLGGPIYAIGGLDDNTCFNDVERYDIESDQWSTVAPMNTPRGGVGSVALVNHVYAVGGNDGMASLSSVERYDPHLDKWIEVKEMGQRRAGNGVSKLHGCLYVVGGSLLDLCLTAELEQA
- the KLHL8 gene encoding kelch-like protein 8 isoform X1; protein product: MASDSVNTKQARNHITKGKRQQQHQQIKNRSSISDGDGEDSFIFEANEAWKDFHGSLLRFYENGELCDVTLKVGSKLISCHKLVLACVIPYFRAMFLSEMAEAKQTLIEIRDFDGDAIEDLVKFVYSSRLTLTVDNVQPLLYAACILQVELVARACCEYMKLHFHPSNCLAVRAFAESHNRIDLMDMADQYAYDHFTEVVECEDFVSVSPQHLHKLLSSSDLNIENEKQVYNAAIKWLLANPQHHSKWLDETLAQVRLPLLPVDFLMGVVAKEQIVKQNLKCRDLLDEARNYHLHLSSRAVPDFEYSIRTTPRKHTAGVLFCVGGRGGSGDPFRSIECYSINKNSWFFGPEMNSRRRHVGVISVEGKVYAVGGHDGNEHLGSMEMFDPLTNKWMMKASMNTKRRGIALASLGGPIYAIGGLDDNTCFNDVERYDIESDQWSTVAPMNTPRGGVGSVALVNHVYAVGGNDGMASLSSVERYDPHLDKWIEVKEMGQRRAGNGVSKLHGCLYVVGGFDDNSPLSSVERYDPRSNKWDYVAALTTPRGGVGIATVMGKIFAVGGHNGNAYLNTVEAFDPVLNRWELVGSVSHCRAGAGVAVCSCLTSQIRDVGHGSNNVVDCM
- the KLHL8 gene encoding kelch-like protein 8 isoform X2, yielding MASDSVNTKQARNHITKGKRQQQHQQIKNRSSISDGDGEDSFIFEANEAWKDFHGSLLRFYENGELCDVTLKVGSKLISCHKLVLACVIPYFRAMFLSEMAEAKQTLIEIRDFDGDAIEDLVKFVYSSRLTLTVDNVQPLLYAACILQVELVARACCEYMKLHFHPSNCLAVRAFAESHNRIDLMDMADQYAYDHFTEVVECEDFVSVSPQHLHKLLSSSDLNIENEKQVYNAAIKWLLANPQHHSKWLDETLAQVRLPLLPVDFLMGVVAKEQIVKQNLKCRDLLDEARNYHLHLSSRAVPDFEYSIRTTPRKHTAGGRGGSGDPFRSIECYSINKNSWFFGPEMNSRRRHVGVISVEGKVYAVGGHDGNEHLGSMEMFDPLTNKWMMKASMNTKRRGIALASLGGPIYAIGGLDDNTCFNDVERYDIESDQWSTVAPMNTPRGGVGSVALVNHVYAVGGNDGMASLSSVERYDPHLDKWIEVKEMGQRRAGNGVSKLHGCLYVVGGFDDNSPLSSVERYDPRSNKWDYVAALTTPRGGVGIATVMGKIFAVGGHNGNAYLNTVEAFDPVLNRWELVGSVSHCRAGAGVAVCSCLTSQIRDVGHGSNNVVDCM